The following are from one region of the Natronosporangium hydrolyticum genome:
- a CDS encoding siderophore-interacting protein has product MATPQPAAHHRTIKPLARFFDQHRRTGTVTDRELVTPSMWRIRVAADEPLPAEYTPGQHIRLQINDPLSLYGIFRPSDTLRTYTIWEYDPAGDAIELRIHRYDGDGIGIRWVESATVGEPVTFWGPMGEFATRPGPRHLFVGDETATAAFGPMIAGLDPAASVTGILESESPEDDLPLPGPHQLRRVHRRGAPAVASPTLVTALAQQDLPDQPAVAYLAGEARTCQLLLQALVRDRGWPRSAVVVKPFWAAGKRGLH; this is encoded by the coding sequence ATGGCCACGCCGCAACCCGCCGCTCACCACCGCACCATCAAGCCCTTGGCCAGGTTCTTCGACCAGCACCGGCGAACCGGCACGGTGACCGACCGAGAGCTGGTCACCCCCAGCATGTGGCGGATCCGGGTCGCCGCCGACGAGCCGCTGCCCGCCGAGTACACCCCGGGCCAGCACATCCGGCTCCAGATCAACGACCCGCTCTCGCTCTACGGCATCTTTCGGCCGTCAGACACCCTGCGGACCTACACCATCTGGGAGTACGACCCGGCCGGCGACGCGATTGAGCTGCGCATCCACCGGTACGACGGGGACGGCATCGGCATCCGGTGGGTCGAGTCCGCAACGGTGGGCGAACCGGTGACGTTCTGGGGCCCGATGGGCGAGTTCGCCACCCGACCCGGCCCGCGCCACCTGTTCGTCGGCGACGAGACCGCCACGGCCGCGTTCGGCCCCATGATCGCCGGCCTCGACCCGGCGGCCAGCGTCACCGGGATCCTGGAGAGCGAGTCCCCCGAGGACGACCTACCGCTCCCCGGGCCGCACCAGCTGCGACGCGTACACCGGCGCGGCGCCCCGGCGGTCGCCTCCCCCACCCTGGTCACCGCACTGGCCCAGCAGGACCTGCCGGACCAGCCCGCCGTGGCGTACCTGGCCGGCGAAGCGCGTACCTGCCAGCTGCTGCTGCAGGCGCTGGTCCGGGACCGGGGCTGGCCCCGCAGCGCGGTGGTGGTCAAGCCCTTCTGGGCCGCGGGCAAACGCGGCCTGCACTAG
- a CDS encoding TetR/AcrR family transcriptional regulator, with amino-acid sequence MARGRMTAAERGDQLVAAAVTAFAAGGYAGTSTDDVARRAGVSQAYVVRLFGSKQRLFLATLRHAADRIEQRFRAAAADEPTLARLGVAYADLLAERDLLAVVLHGSAASADPEVGAVMRAEFGRIAMAIRELTAATPDQVREFLADGMLLTLLGSMRAVGPGAEPPQPWLVELLATFPEYLRDPSAGDSRR; translated from the coding sequence ATGGCCAGAGGTCGGATGACCGCGGCAGAGCGGGGCGATCAACTCGTCGCCGCGGCGGTCACCGCCTTCGCCGCCGGTGGGTACGCCGGGACCAGCACCGACGACGTGGCCCGGCGCGCCGGTGTGTCGCAGGCCTATGTGGTGCGGCTCTTCGGCTCCAAACAGCGGCTCTTCCTCGCCACCCTGCGGCACGCCGCCGACCGGATCGAGCAGCGGTTCCGGGCGGCCGCCGCCGACGAGCCCACACTGGCGCGACTGGGGGTCGCCTACGCGGACCTGCTCGCCGAACGGGATCTGTTGGCGGTCGTGCTGCACGGCAGCGCGGCCTCGGCCGACCCGGAGGTCGGTGCGGTGATGCGAGCCGAGTTCGGCCGGATCGCTATGGCGATCCGGGAGCTCACCGCGGCGACCCCGGATCAGGTGCGGGAGTTCCTCGCCGACGGGATGCTGCTGACCCTGCTCGGGTCGATGCGGGCGGTCGGCCCGGGCGCGGAACCGCCCCAGCCCTGGCTGGTCGAGCTGCTCGCGACCTTCCCGGAGTATCTTCGCGACCCTAGCGCTGGCGATTCCCGGCGGTAA
- a CDS encoding MFS transporter — MAIMEGTAGPSQPPSSRRERAGWICYDWANQAFITTVVTVFLGPYLTAIADQAARCPVGEPDCTGRISIGFLEILPGQLFPYLISASAILTIVVLPLVGAIADRSPYKRELLAFFAYLGAGATMGMFFLVDDRWLLGAVLFLIANVAFGASIVVYNSYLPQLAGPDERDQLSSTGWAVAYIGGGILLAVNLAALLMRDQFGLSEADVVRYNIVSAGIWWAAFTTVPMVTLRNRPPLAGPPQRFLLTDGFVQLWHTLKGLRKYPLTLLFLVAYLIYSDGVSAVIALSATYGSAELRLSADHLVMTILVVQFVAFFGALAMGRIAARVGARKTVLGGLVGWSLIVSAAYFLPPGQLPPFLALGVAIGLVLGGTQALSRSLFSQLIPKGKEGEYFGIYEITDKATSWLAPLLFGLALGATESYRVAILSVIAFFVVGFVLLLLVPMRRAIIAAGNTPPRVL; from the coding sequence ATGGCGATCATGGAAGGCACGGCGGGGCCGTCGCAACCGCCGAGCAGCCGCCGCGAACGTGCCGGCTGGATCTGCTACGACTGGGCGAATCAGGCCTTCATCACCACCGTCGTCACGGTCTTCCTCGGCCCGTACCTCACCGCCATCGCCGACCAGGCGGCCCGTTGCCCGGTGGGCGAACCCGACTGCACTGGCCGGATCTCGATCGGGTTCCTGGAGATCCTGCCCGGGCAACTCTTCCCCTACCTGATCTCGGCCTCGGCCATCCTCACCATCGTGGTGCTGCCGCTGGTCGGCGCGATCGCCGACCGGTCACCGTACAAACGGGAGCTGCTGGCGTTCTTCGCCTACCTCGGCGCCGGCGCCACCATGGGCATGTTCTTCCTGGTGGACGACCGGTGGTTGCTGGGGGCGGTGCTGTTCCTGATCGCCAACGTCGCGTTCGGTGCCAGCATCGTGGTCTACAACTCGTACCTGCCGCAGTTGGCCGGGCCGGACGAGCGGGACCAGCTCTCCAGCACCGGCTGGGCGGTGGCGTACATCGGCGGCGGGATCCTGCTGGCGGTCAACCTCGCGGCGCTGCTGATGCGGGACCAGTTCGGGCTCAGCGAGGCCGACGTGGTCCGCTACAACATCGTCTCGGCCGGCATCTGGTGGGCGGCGTTCACCACCGTGCCGATGGTGACGCTGCGCAACCGGCCGCCGCTGGCAGGGCCCCCACAGCGGTTCCTGCTCACCGACGGGTTCGTGCAGCTGTGGCATACGCTCAAAGGGCTGCGCAAGTACCCGCTGACGCTGCTGTTCCTGGTCGCCTACCTGATCTACAGCGACGGCGTCTCCGCGGTGATCGCGCTGAGCGCCACCTACGGCAGCGCCGAGCTGCGGCTCTCCGCCGACCACCTGGTGATGACGATCCTGGTGGTGCAGTTCGTCGCGTTCTTCGGAGCGTTGGCGATGGGGCGGATCGCCGCCCGGGTAGGGGCGCGCAAGACCGTCCTCGGTGGACTCGTCGGGTGGAGCCTGATCGTCTCGGCCGCCTACTTCCTGCCGCCCGGCCAGCTGCCGCCGTTCTTGGCGTTGGGGGTGGCGATCGGGCTGGTGCTCGGCGGCACCCAGGCGCTGAGCCGGTCGCTGTTCAGCCAGCTGATCCCGAAGGGCAAGGAGGGCGAGTACTTCGGGATCTACGAGATCACCGACAAGGCGACCAGCTGGTTGGCGCCGTTGCTGTTCGGGTTGGCGCTGGGCGCGACCGAAAGCTACCGGGTCGCCATCCTGTCGGTGATCGCCTTCTTCGTGGTGGGCTTCGTGCTGCTGTTGCTGGTCCCGATGCGCCGGGCGATCATCGCGGCCGGCAACACCCCGCCCCGGGTGCTCTGA
- a CDS encoding sodium:calcium antiporter, translating into MLLLLLLAAAGLALLAIAADQLVIGASRAATRLRISPIVVGVVIIGLGTSAPELVVAGLAAARDEVSLALASLVGSNIVNVTLILGVAALIAPIAISSATARREAPMSVVAVALLAAAAWWGLGLGAGILLAVTTLVAIAVLVLAARRTGDPVPASVTALTTRPIRPVRESVRIVFGLAGTVGGAQLLVLSASDLAGRLGVSPEVIGFTLVAIGTSLPELVTAIQAQRRGEPDLVVGNLLGSNLFNSVAGGAVVALAAGGDPDFRLLPALLVVMVGISALAWLLLWLNYRASRRDAVLLLLVYLACLPLLA; encoded by the coding sequence GTGCTGCTGTTGTTGCTCCTCGCCGCCGCCGGGCTGGCGTTGCTGGCGATCGCGGCAGATCAGCTCGTGATCGGCGCGAGCCGAGCCGCCACCCGGCTGCGGATCAGCCCAATCGTCGTCGGTGTCGTGATCATCGGCCTCGGCACCAGCGCCCCGGAGCTGGTCGTCGCCGGCCTGGCCGCCGCCCGCGACGAGGTGTCGCTGGCCCTGGCCAGCCTGGTCGGGTCCAACATCGTCAACGTCACGCTGATCCTCGGCGTCGCCGCGCTGATCGCCCCGATCGCGATCTCGTCGGCCACCGCACGGCGCGAAGCACCGATGTCGGTCGTCGCGGTGGCGCTACTGGCGGCGGCGGCCTGGTGGGGGCTCGGCCTCGGCGCCGGTATCCTGCTCGCGGTAACCACCCTGGTCGCGATCGCCGTCCTGGTGTTAGCTGCCCGCCGCACCGGCGACCCGGTGCCGGCCTCGGTGACCGCGCTGACCACCCGCCCGATCCGGCCCGTCCGGGAGTCGGTACGCATCGTCTTCGGCCTCGCCGGCACCGTCGGCGGCGCCCAGCTGCTCGTACTCAGCGCCAGCGACCTCGCCGGCCGGCTCGGCGTCTCCCCCGAGGTGATCGGCTTCACCCTGGTGGCGATCGGCACCTCGCTACCCGAACTCGTCACCGCGATCCAGGCGCAGCGGCGGGGCGAACCCGACCTGGTCGTCGGCAACCTGCTGGGCAGCAACCTGTTCAACAGCGTCGCCGGCGGCGCCGTGGTCGCGCTCGCCGCCGGCGGCGACCCCGACTTCCGGCTCCTGCCGGCGCTGCTGGTGGTGATGGTCGGGATCTCCGCCCTCGCCTGGCTGCTGCTCTGGCTGAACTATCGCGCGTCCCGGCGCGACGCGGTCCTGCTGCTCCTGGTCTACCTCGCCTGCCTGCCGTTGCTGGCCTGA
- a CDS encoding GH36-type glycosyl hydrolase domain-containing protein, with product MRYGYFDDEEREYVITRPDTPLPWINYLGTEAYFGIVSNTAGGFSFYRDARLRRLTRYRYNNAPFDLGGRYLYLRDNDTGDYWSPSWQPTQSELDAYECRHGLSYTQINSRRAGVEARTLYFVPVGETLEVWRLQVTNHRDTPVDLSVFSSVEFCLWEAQDDATNFQRNFSTGQVEVVDGVIYHKTEYRERRDHFAYFACSEPLAGFDTQREAFLGPYRGFDRPAVVASGRSTDSIAHGWAPHGSHQVHAPLAPGETREIVFLLGYWENPRDAKFDPPGSQTINKALVRPVIDRWLRPETVAEGFASLREQWGSLLGGIQVDTPDRDTDRMVNIWNAYQCLVTFNMSRSTSFYESGIGRGMGFRDSNQDLLGFVHMIPERARERILDIAATQLPTGGAYHQYQPLTKRGNNDIGSGFNDDPLWLIVGTGAYLRETGDSSILDEQVPYDNLPGTETPLYEHLQRSLKYTLDRLGPHSLPLIGRADWNDCLNLNCFSETPGEPFQTTENRDGGAAESVFIAGLFVLAAKELANIADYRGLGEEAASYRTNAEKMSGTIMEHGWDGSWFRRAYDFFGAPIGSGENEEGQIFIEPQGMCVLGGVGLEDGTAVRALNSVRERLATEHGIVLQQPPYSSYRVELGEISSYPPGYKENAGIFCHTNPWLMIAEAMAGRGDEAYHYYRLINPSARETISEIHRCEPYVYAQMIAGRDAPTFGEAKNSWLTGTAAWNFVAISQWILGLRPGFDGLLVDPVLPSAWEGFTATRRFRGATYEITVRKPAGVTGRVEQLLVDGAPVAGNQVPLAPAGATVRVEAQIG from the coding sequence GTGCGCTACGGGTACTTTGACGATGAGGAGCGGGAGTATGTCATCACCCGCCCGGACACGCCGCTGCCGTGGATCAACTATCTCGGCACCGAGGCTTACTTCGGCATCGTCTCCAACACCGCCGGTGGCTTCTCGTTTTATCGGGACGCGCGGCTGCGTAGGTTGACCCGTTACCGGTACAACAACGCCCCCTTCGACCTCGGTGGGCGCTACCTGTATCTGCGAGACAACGACACCGGTGACTACTGGTCACCGTCCTGGCAACCGACGCAGTCCGAGCTGGACGCGTACGAGTGCCGGCACGGGCTCTCATACACCCAGATCAATTCCCGTCGGGCGGGGGTCGAGGCGCGCACCCTCTACTTCGTTCCGGTCGGTGAGACGCTGGAGGTGTGGCGGCTGCAGGTCACCAACCATCGGGACACCCCGGTGGACCTGTCGGTCTTCTCCTCGGTGGAGTTCTGCCTGTGGGAGGCCCAGGACGACGCCACCAACTTCCAGCGCAACTTCTCCACCGGGCAGGTGGAGGTGGTCGACGGCGTCATCTACCACAAGACCGAGTACCGGGAGCGCCGGGACCACTTCGCCTACTTCGCCTGTTCCGAGCCGCTGGCCGGCTTCGACACCCAGCGGGAGGCGTTCCTCGGCCCGTACCGTGGTTTCGATCGTCCGGCGGTGGTGGCGAGTGGTCGCTCCACCGATTCGATCGCCCATGGGTGGGCGCCGCACGGCAGCCACCAGGTGCATGCTCCGCTAGCCCCCGGAGAGACCCGGGAGATCGTCTTCCTGCTCGGCTACTGGGAGAACCCGCGCGACGCCAAGTTCGACCCACCCGGTTCGCAGACGATCAACAAGGCGCTGGTGCGCCCGGTCATCGACCGCTGGCTCCGGCCGGAGACGGTGGCCGAGGGGTTCGCGAGCCTGCGCGAGCAGTGGGGGTCGTTGCTCGGGGGCATCCAGGTCGACACGCCGGACCGGGACACCGACCGGATGGTCAATATCTGGAACGCCTACCAGTGCCTGGTGACCTTCAATATGAGCCGGTCCACGTCGTTCTACGAGTCGGGGATCGGCCGGGGGATGGGGTTCCGGGACTCCAACCAGGACCTGCTGGGCTTTGTGCACATGATCCCGGAGCGGGCCCGCGAGCGGATCCTGGACATCGCCGCCACCCAGCTGCCCACCGGTGGGGCGTATCACCAGTATCAGCCGCTCACCAAGCGGGGCAACAACGACATCGGGTCCGGCTTCAACGACGACCCGCTCTGGTTGATCGTCGGCACCGGGGCGTACCTTCGAGAGACCGGCGACAGTTCGATCCTTGACGAACAGGTGCCCTATGACAACCTGCCGGGCACCGAGACGCCGCTCTACGAGCATCTCCAGCGTTCGCTGAAGTACACACTCGACCGGCTGGGCCCACACAGCCTGCCGCTGATCGGCCGGGCAGACTGGAACGACTGCCTGAACCTCAACTGTTTCTCGGAGACTCCGGGCGAGCCGTTCCAGACCACCGAGAACCGCGACGGCGGGGCGGCGGAGTCGGTCTTCATCGCGGGCCTGTTCGTGCTCGCAGCCAAGGAGCTGGCTAACATCGCCGATTACCGTGGGCTCGGCGAGGAGGCGGCCAGCTACCGGACGAACGCCGAGAAGATGTCCGGCACCATCATGGAGCATGGCTGGGACGGGTCCTGGTTCCGGCGGGCGTACGATTTCTTCGGCGCCCCGATCGGCTCGGGGGAGAACGAAGAGGGGCAGATCTTCATCGAACCGCAGGGCATGTGTGTGCTGGGCGGGGTGGGGTTGGAGGACGGCACCGCGGTGCGGGCGCTTAACAGCGTGCGGGAGCGGCTCGCCACCGAACACGGCATCGTGCTGCAGCAACCGCCGTATAGCAGCTACCGGGTCGAGTTGGGGGAGATCTCCTCCTACCCGCCCGGCTACAAGGAGAACGCCGGCATCTTCTGCCACACCAACCCCTGGTTGATGATCGCCGAGGCGATGGCCGGCCGGGGCGACGAGGCTTACCACTACTACCGGCTGATCAACCCGTCGGCGCGGGAGACCATCAGCGAGATCCACCGCTGCGAACCGTACGTCTACGCCCAGATGATCGCCGGCCGGGACGCCCCGACCTTCGGGGAGGCGAAGAACTCCTGGCTGACCGGGACCGCGGCGTGGAACTTCGTGGCGATCAGCCAGTGGATCCTCGGGCTGCGGCCGGGCTTCGACGGGCTACTGGTGGACCCGGTGCTGCCCTCGGCGTGGGAAGGGTTCACCGCCACCCGGCGGTTCCGGGGGGCCACTTACGAGATCACCGTCCGGAAGCCGGCCGGCGTGACCGGCCGGGTTGAGCAACTGCTGGTGGACGGCGCACCGGTGGCCGGCAACCAGGTGCCGCTGGCGCCGGCCGGTGCCACCGTCCGGGTCGAAGCCCAGATCGGCTGA
- a CDS encoding SRPBCC family protein yields MIDIREQLNAVERRIGDRSIEAGAAKTVTISETYRASIDDVWDACTNPERLPRWFLPVSGELRPGGSYQFEGNAGGTIETCDPPHSVTATWEYGGAVSWVELRLHPESDERTRLELTHIMLPDEHWVEFGPGATGIGWELALIGLARHLDSGAGVDPAAAATWPTSQEGLEFVTISSQRWLDAHLAAGADEAAARASAERCTAFYTGAAPA; encoded by the coding sequence ATGATCGACATTCGCGAGCAGCTCAACGCGGTCGAGCGACGGATCGGCGACCGGAGCATCGAGGCCGGTGCGGCCAAGACCGTCACGATCAGCGAGACCTACCGGGCCAGCATCGACGATGTCTGGGACGCCTGCACCAACCCGGAACGCCTGCCCCGATGGTTCCTGCCGGTCTCCGGCGAGCTCCGGCCCGGCGGCAGCTACCAGTTCGAAGGCAACGCCGGCGGCACCATCGAAACTTGCGACCCGCCGCACAGCGTCACCGCAACCTGGGAGTACGGCGGCGCGGTCAGCTGGGTGGAGCTACGGCTGCACCCAGAGTCCGACGAGCGGACCCGGCTGGAGCTGACCCACATCATGCTCCCGGACGAGCACTGGGTCGAGTTCGGCCCCGGCGCCACCGGCATCGGCTGGGAGTTGGCGCTGATCGGGCTGGCGCGCCACCTCGACAGCGGCGCCGGGGTCGACCCGGCCGCGGCGGCGACCTGGCCCACCAGCCAGGAAGGGCTCGAGTTCGTGACGATCAGCAGTCAACGCTGGCTCGACGCGCATCTCGCCGCCGGCGCCGACGAAGCCGCCGCCCGGGCCAGCGCCGAACGCTGCACCGCGTTCTACACCGGCGCGGCACCCGCCTGA
- a CDS encoding ArsR/SmtB family transcription factor — protein sequence MHAFDVLGDPVRRRILELLADGELSSGAVCAVIQEEFGISQPAVSQHLRVLRESGFATVRPAGTRRLYAVEPDGLRDIDEWLERFRRFWTPPLTALATELARGQRERRRASDDNPDSKPNPASNDNHEENP from the coding sequence GTGCACGCGTTCGATGTCCTCGGCGATCCGGTCCGACGCCGCATCCTGGAGCTGCTCGCCGATGGTGAGCTCAGCTCCGGCGCGGTCTGCGCGGTGATCCAGGAGGAGTTCGGGATCAGCCAACCCGCGGTGTCCCAGCACCTCCGGGTGTTGCGCGAGTCCGGCTTCGCCACTGTCCGCCCCGCCGGCACCCGGCGGCTCTACGCGGTCGAACCGGACGGCCTGCGGGACATCGACGAGTGGCTGGAGAGGTTCCGTCGGTTCTGGACCCCGCCACTGACCGCGCTCGCCACCGAACTGGCCCGCGGCCAACGAGAACGCCGCCGCGCCAGCGACGACAACCCCGACAGCAAGCCCAACCCGGCAAGCAACGACAATCACGAGGAGAACCCATGA
- the thrS gene encoding threonine--tRNA ligase encodes MWSLVPPEHEETTMPDHHKLGRELGLFGTDPLIGAGLPYWLPDGALLRHTLEEYIRGLERRAGYQHVYSPVLGKRELYEISGHWRHYQQDMFPPMRLGDEEVVLRPSLCPHHAVIFRSRGHSYRELPVRLAELGGMYRSELSGVLGGLTRVRAIQLNDAHIFCALDQVGEEVTAALVMIQRVYQDLGIEPASYRLSLPASGNPAGGKYVAAPEMWHRAAAFLTDVLDAAGLDYAASDGEAAFYGPKIDVQVADHAGRETTLSTIQVDLYQPAQFGLAYTGPDGARHQPVMVHRSVLGSIERAVAYLIERHGGAFPPWLAPTQLLVLPIAQPDQDAAAQLAALADDAGLRVRVAGPDRGSLAARVRADRLVPYQAVIGEAERAADAVALRLRDGRRLAPQPVGEALGRIKHLIEQRGVGLWEKPILAESIPAESILAEFGGAQRGGHG; translated from the coding sequence GTGTGGTCACTCGTCCCACCAGAGCACGAGGAGACCACCATGCCTGACCACCACAAGCTCGGCCGGGAGCTGGGCCTGTTCGGCACCGACCCGCTGATCGGCGCCGGCCTGCCCTACTGGCTGCCCGACGGGGCGCTGCTCCGGCACACCCTGGAGGAGTACATCAGGGGGTTGGAGCGGCGCGCCGGCTACCAGCACGTCTACTCACCGGTGCTGGGTAAGCGGGAGTTGTACGAGATCTCCGGCCATTGGCGCCACTACCAGCAGGACATGTTCCCGCCGATGCGGCTCGGGGACGAAGAGGTGGTGCTACGCCCCAGCCTGTGCCCGCACCACGCGGTAATCTTCCGATCCCGCGGCCACAGCTACCGGGAGCTGCCGGTGCGGCTCGCCGAACTCGGCGGCATGTACCGTTCGGAGCTCTCGGGCGTGCTGGGCGGGTTGACCAGGGTTCGCGCGATCCAGCTCAACGATGCCCACATCTTCTGCGCGCTGGACCAGGTCGGCGAGGAGGTGACCGCCGCGCTGGTGATGATCCAACGGGTGTACCAGGACCTGGGCATCGAGCCGGCCAGCTACCGGCTATCGCTGCCGGCCAGCGGTAACCCCGCGGGCGGTAAGTACGTCGCGGCGCCGGAGATGTGGCACCGGGCGGCGGCGTTCTTGACCGACGTGCTCGACGCCGCCGGCCTCGACTACGCCGCCTCCGACGGTGAGGCGGCGTTCTACGGCCCGAAGATCGACGTGCAGGTCGCTGACCACGCCGGCCGCGAGACCACCCTCTCCACCATTCAGGTCGACCTATACCAGCCGGCCCAGTTCGGGCTGGCGTACACCGGCCCGGACGGGGCCCGACACCAGCCGGTGATGGTGCACCGCAGCGTGCTCGGCAGCATCGAGCGGGCCGTCGCGTACCTGATCGAACGGCACGGCGGGGCGTTCCCGCCGTGGTTGGCGCCGACCCAGCTGCTGGTGTTGCCGATCGCGCAGCCGGACCAGGACGCGGCCGCCCAGCTGGCCGCCCTCGCCGATGATGCCGGCCTACGGGTACGCGTGGCCGGCCCGGACCGGGGAAGCCTGGCCGCCCGGGTGCGCGCCGACCGGCTGGTGCCCTACCAGGCGGTGATCGGGGAGGCCGAGCGCGCCGCCGACGCGGTCGCGCTGCGGCTGCGCGATGGCCGGCGGCTCGCGCCACAGCCGGTGGGCGAAGCGCTCGGCCGGATCAAACACCTGATCGAGCAACGCGGCGTCGGATTGTGGGAAAAGCCCATCCTGGCCGAGTCGATCCCGGCTGAGTCGATCCTGGCTGAGTTCGGCGGTGCTCAGCGCGGTGGCCATGGCTAA
- a CDS encoding CehA/McbA family metallohydrolase, producing the protein MREAATHPEHVHGEHVHGEHVHGVHRRSLLVGAGGLLMLAAAPGSAHAATVPTTEAGEPMSQGAARASRISDGTQLVHADLHNHTVLSDGDGAPEAAFVSMREAGLDVAALTDHTTMFGIGGLTSAQWRLTGDLADAADDPGQYTAIRGFEWSHPLLGHVNVWFTDDFADLLRAGSVGSLYRWLTSRSGLASLNHPGREAGRFENFRLDPAAVDQLVGLEIFNRREDYLFRGWSSGQRSPLVACLNAGWRTGLTGVTDEHGTDWGFPEGKGRSGLWVVENTRAAVYEAMRARRFFATRVSGLRVDATANGVRMGGSLPIAQGDVQFRLDLDRGPDWVGLPLVVQVLRPGTDAPAVVEVVELTAGEILEFTVPLDRADGDWVLLRVADPAEPNDTPGPAGHPCNNRGVAYTSPWWLDPA; encoded by the coding sequence ATGCGCGAAGCAGCAACCCATCCGGAGCACGTCCACGGGGAGCACGTCCACGGGGAGCACGTCCACGGGGTACATCGGCGCTCACTGCTCGTCGGCGCCGGCGGGCTGCTGATGCTCGCCGCAGCACCGGGCTCGGCGCACGCCGCCACCGTGCCGACGACCGAGGCCGGCGAGCCGATGTCGCAGGGCGCAGCCCGTGCCTCCCGGATCAGCGACGGCACCCAGCTCGTCCACGCCGACCTGCACAACCACACCGTGCTCTCGGATGGTGATGGCGCCCCGGAGGCCGCGTTCGTCTCGATGCGGGAGGCCGGGCTGGACGTGGCGGCGTTGACCGATCACACCACGATGTTCGGCATCGGTGGCCTGACCTCCGCCCAATGGCGGCTCACCGGCGACCTCGCCGACGCCGCCGACGACCCCGGCCAGTACACCGCGATCCGGGGCTTCGAGTGGTCCCATCCGTTGTTGGGGCACGTCAATGTCTGGTTCACTGATGACTTCGCCGATCTGTTGCGGGCCGGCAGCGTCGGCTCGCTCTACCGGTGGTTGACCTCCCGTAGCGGGTTGGCGAGCCTGAACCATCCGGGCCGGGAGGCCGGCCGGTTCGAGAACTTCCGGCTCGACCCCGCCGCGGTCGACCAGCTGGTGGGCCTGGAGATCTTCAACCGGCGGGAGGACTACCTGTTCCGGGGTTGGTCGAGCGGTCAGCGCTCACCGCTGGTGGCGTGCCTGAACGCCGGCTGGCGCACCGGTCTGACCGGGGTGACCGACGAACACGGCACCGACTGGGGTTTCCCGGAGGGCAAGGGGCGCAGCGGGCTGTGGGTGGTGGAGAACACCCGCGCGGCGGTGTACGAGGCGATGCGTGCCCGCCGCTTCTTCGCCACCCGGGTCTCCGGGCTGCGGGTGGACGCGACCGCTAACGGGGTGCGGATGGGCGGGAGCTTGCCGATCGCCCAGGGTGATGTCCAGTTCCGGCTCGACCTCGACCGCGGCCCCGACTGGGTGGGGTTGCCGCTGGTGGTGCAGGTGTTGAGGCCCGGCACTGACGCGCCCGCGGTCGTCGAGGTGGTGGAGCTGACGGCGGGGGAGATCCTGGAGTTCACGGTTCCGCTCGACCGGGCGGACGGGGATTGGGTGCTGCTGCGGGTGGCCGACCCGGCCGAGCCGAATGATACGCCCGGCCCGGCCGGCCACCCCTGCAACAACCGGGGCGTGGCCTATACCAGCCCGTGGTGGTTGGACCCGGCCTAG